The window attttaacatGATCATCTGCAAAGACTATTTTCAAATAACATCACCCTCTGGAGTCCTGGGGAGGTTAGGATTCCAACATATCTTTTTTTCAGAGGGTAAGGGGGGAACgacacaattcaactcataacaATGCCAAAGAGTTTTCCTAAGTGATTGTGCCAATTTAATCAGCCacttgttgttcattcgctaagttgtgtccagctctttgcaactccatggactgcagcacgccaggcttccctgtccttctctatctcctggagcttgcttaaactcatgtctactgagttcatgatgccatccaaccaatccaaccatctcatcctctgttgaacccccttctcctcgtgccttcaagctttcccagcatcagggtcttttctaatgagtcgactcttcgcatcaggtggccaaagcttcaccttcatcatcagtccttccaatgaacattcaggttgatttcctttagaattaattaactggtttgatctccttggagtccaagggattctcaagagtctggTCACTAGGGGCTGGAGTATTTTAAAGCTAATTCCAGACATGATATCATATGCCTTAGGAgtgttttaaaaggaaggaagactTGGTCTGACTTACATTTTTAAGCGATTCTATCTGTTCTGTGGGAATATAAGACAAGGCAAATATCCcatcaagaaagaaaaggtaaataaagagTGAGCTCTCCTGTGATGGCACATGTAGGATGCTCAGGCCTTCCAGGCGCCCTCAGCTCAGGGTGTGTCCAGCGACCTGCGCTCCATCCCTTGATGACTGGTGCCATCCGGCCCTGGGGAGCACCACTTGGGGTTTGGGGGATGCCGAGGGAGGAACTGGGCCAGGACTCAGGCTGTCTTTCTGTCCACCCTCCTCCTTGCCAGGACATCCAGCAGCTCCTCCAGCTCCAGCAGCTGGTGCTTGTGCCAGGTCACCACCTCCAGCCACCTGCTCAGTTCCTGCTGCCACAGGCCCAGCAGAGTCAGCCAGGTAAGACCCCCTACCCTGGACGGCCTCCCCCGACACCTCCACATGACTCCCGATGCCCCCCCTCACCCCGTGTGGTCCCTCTTGTCCCGCCAGGCCTGCTACCGACGCCAAATCTATTCCAGCTACCTCAGCAAACCCAGGGAGCTCTTCTGACCTCCCAGCCCCGGGCAGGGCTGCCCACACAGGTGAGTGGTCTACTGAGTGCTTCGGGGTGGGGGTGAAAGGCGTGAAGTTGGAGGAGTGAGGGTCTGCTTCCCATTTGGCCCACCCACAGCCATGGGGGCCAGGATGGGGGTCGGGAGCCTCAGGGCCCAGCGCTGTTCTGCTACTGATTTGCTGTGGGACCCTAGGCAAGCTGCTGTCTCTGTCTGAGTTGGCTTGCTCCTTCACAGAATAAGGGATGTCAACCAGACCAGTGGCTGTTAACCCTTGCAGGCACATGGGTTCCTTGGAGAATCTAATGGAAGATTTGAGTCTGACCTCCCACTACCCCAAAaaggcacacatgcacaaacacaaaaTTTCATGGGGTTCACAAACCTTTAGATCACAAATGCTTCAGATCTCCTCCAGCACtccagtggggtggggggtggggttccCTGAGGAAGGCGTCTGTTGGTTCATGTCcccttcccagaccagagactgCAAATGGTGGCCCTCACACACTGAAAAATTGAGTTAGTTGTCAGCAAAATTCCCAGATTCCCAGCTTTTTGACAAAGCAGAAGCTATGGGAAGGCTGGATCTGCATTCAGAGGGTATGAGCACAGGCCCCTTCCCGCATGGTGTGAGCTCTCCAGGCTGTCTCGTCCCCATGGCCTTTCTTTTAGTTTGCTGCCTGCGTCTAAACTTTgatcatgcgtgcatgctcagttgcttccgtcatgtctgactgtgcaaccctgtggactgtagcctgccaggcttctctgtccatgggttctccaggcaagaatactggagtggattgctatgccctcctccagggaatattcccagcccagggatcgaactcgctgcgtctcctgtgtcttctacatcttaggcaggttctttaaccctgagccacccgggaagcccccaaCTTTGATAATATTCTTTCATACTCTTTCATAATTACAATTTCAGAGTTCCCTCCTACCTATTTTTCAAAACAGCCCTTTCAAAAAATACTAAACTATTTCAGAAAACTGGAAAAGTTTAGATACTAATACAGGACTTAGTTACAATACTAGAATCCAAAATGCTCAGAAAATCAAGTTGCTCTTGTAATGTGGCCACCGGAAGTCATTTGGCTGCAAAACCTGTCTTAACCTGAATTGAGGCAGCGTATAACTTCTTTATCCCTCTTGTGTGATGTTCACCCTTAGCTGACAGCTGTTGATATGTCTGAATATAGGGTAATGCCTTGACTCTAATTGAGGGAGAGTTTACCTTATCTGTGATATATGCCCCATGCAGACTTTCTAAAACCTGAAAAATTTCTGAATTCTAAAACACATTTGGCCCTGAGGTTTTTGGATAATGGATCAAGGACTTGTGTGTCCAACATTCCTGCACCCACCACCTGTTTAGATGTTTCATTTTTAGGGAAAGGAAGCATTCCAGAGAGAACTGTTGCTTCCTTGTAAATTCCCCTAGTGTccctccctatttttttttttttaagttttagtttaTTTGCAGCCTAGTCATTTTTAACCTGATTCTCCCAACAACCCCATGGGGTAGGTAGAGTAGCCATGATTGTTCCCATTCCGCGGAGGgtgaaactgagacccagggagaTTAAGAAATTTGCCTGAGCCCCCAGCAACTGGATAGCAGAGCCATCCTTGATTTTCTGCCTGAGAGGAGGCTACAACAGTGAACCCCCATGGAAAGAGCCTTTGGAGGAAGGAGATGGCTGCTCGTTATGGGAGTCTGCAGGCCGGGAGGGAATGTGCAGAGAATTTCGGGCAGTGAGAGCGCCCTTGTGGGGCAGCAGAGGTCAGCTTCTGAGTGGGCAGGAGCCACCTGGGGGCGGTGGAGGGGAGTCTGCAGGGAGAGTCTGGacggcagggagggagggggactgAGCAGCCAAGGCTGAGCCCCATCCTGGTCCTCGGCCCTGCAtcccacccacctgcccaccccaccaGGCCGTGACCCGCCCCACGCTGCCCGACCCGCACCTCTCACACCCGCAGCCCCCCAAATGCTTGGAGCCACCATCCCATCCCGAGGAGCCCAGTGATCTGGAGGAGCTGGAGCAGTTCGCTCGCACCTTCAAGCAACGCCGCATCAAGCTGGGTTTCACACAGGTCTGAGGCCGCCCGCCAGGATAGGCGGTGGACGTGGGATGACAAGGCGGCGGGACCCTCTGGTGGCGGGAGGGGTGGGGCCTCGTTATCTGGTGGGCGGAGTAGAGGGCGTGGCCAGATGGCGGGCGGAGTGAGGGGCAGGGATCGTAGCTGCCTAGTGGATGCGGTGAAGGGGCGGGGGTGGTGTAGAATCATCTAATGGGCGGGACTGAGCCTTCTGCCCGGCCCTGACCCGCATCCCATCCCCGCCCCACCGGCCCAGGGTGACGTGGGCCTGGCCATGGGCAAGCTCTATGGCAACGACTTCAGCCAGACGACCATTTCCCGCTTCGAGGCCCTCAACCTGAGCTTCAAGAACATGTGCAAACTCAAGCCCCTTCTGGAGAAGTGGCTCAACGATGCAGGTGGGACTTGGGCTGGGGTTCCCGCGCGGGCGGCGGGCCAGGGGAGGCACCCTCTCATGCCCCCATATCCTCCCGGACACAGAGACTATGTCTGTGGACTCAAGCCTGCCCAGCCCCAACCAGCTGAGCAGCCCCAGCCTAGGTTTCGACGGGCTCCCCGGCCGGAGACGCAAGAAGAGGACCAGCATCGAGACAAACGTCCGCTTCGCCTTAGAGAAGAGTTTTCTAGCGGTGAggtcccaccccgcccccaccccgggggGCCCCGAGGGCTGGCGACAGGATGCTCCCCCCGGGGCTGACTGACGAGTTCTCTCTCCGCAGAACCAGAAGCCTACCTCAGAGGAGATCCTGTTGATCGCAGAGCAGCTGCACATGGAGAAGGAAGTAATCCGCGTCTGGTTCTGCAACCGGCGCCAGAAGGAGAAACGCATCAACCCCTGCAGCGCGGCCCCCATGCTGCCCAGTCCGGGCAAGCCGGCCAGCTACAGCCCCCACCTGGTACCAAGAACCCCGCGCGGGGAGGAGGGGTCTCCGAGCTCTGGCATACTCTCACCCCTTGGCGGGCACCTCCTGTGAAGCACAACCTACCTGGTTGCCCACAGTGTTCCCAGAAtgggtggaggcagggagagccACCCTTGGGGACAGGCTGTCACATGGGTGGAGCACAGTCACACAGGGCACACTGTTCTGACGGAGATACAGGCACCGCCCGCACACACTGGCATGGCCACACACAGAACTGTCCCGAGGTGCAGCCACCCAGGGACGGCGCAAGGTGGAGATCTCCCCTCACACAGACTGACAACCACTCAGACCGTGGCAGGGGCGTCAGTACACAGACCTGGTTGTGCACGGGACATCCCTTTTCCCCACCTAGTGTGGAAGGGGTTGTGACACTACCGAGAGGGGCAAGGGGCCCAGAggagcccccacccagggatgtGAAGGAAGGAGGGACCATCTGAGCTGAGTCGTGAGGACAAGAGAGAGTGAGCCAGCCACGTGGTGGACAGGCAGAGGGATCTGTGTGCACAAAGGCCTGGAAGCCAGAGTGTGCTGAGCCCAGTTCGAGGAACTCCAGTGCAGTTTAGTGTGGTTGGAGCTGGAATGTTTATGAATGAGTGTCGGGGAGGGGTGAAGGATAGGCGGGGGCCAGATACCAAGTCCAGTGCTGAAGAAGCTTTAACCTGGACCACCGGCGGTGAGGCACTCAAGATGAGTTTGGAGTCTTAGAGGGACTGGCTCACATTTAGAGTGAGGCTTCTGGGATTAGGATgagactggaggcagggaggctaaGAAGGAGACTGGTGGATGGTCCCCCCAAAATCAGGCAATATAACATCTCAACACTGTGAGGCAGAGATACACCTTATGTTCCTAACCACCCACACCCCACCATGTGAATGTACAGAGACACGCATACTTCAGACCTGCAGTGGGGCAGCGTCGGAGGAGAGGCAGGGAATGACTGCCTCCTGTTGGTGGCCTAGGATTACCTAGGGCAAATGTGACGAAAGCTGATGGAAAGCCCCTGGCATGATAGAAACACAGCCTTGCAACCACAGCCCCTTTCCCCACCCTGGAGGCACAGGTGCAGGGGTGGTACCCACAGGAAGCACAAGGAAGCTGCTGGAAGACAgtgccttctctcctctctccccaggtCACACCGCAAGGGGGCGCCGGGACCCTGCCATTGTCCCAAGCTTCCAGCAGTCTGAGCACAACAGGTCAGAGGGGGCAGTGGGCAGTGACAGGGTGCTGTGAGAACGCAGGGCAGGCTCGAGCCTGAGGTCTTCAAGGGCACGTTGTCTCAGGGCATCTATGGGCCTCGAGACTgagcctggaggtggggggtggggaagagggcagACTCACCCCTACCTGCCAGGGCAGCTCAGGCTTCATCTGCTCCATAATTTCATATGAGAAAAGCAGGAGGCTGATAAAGGTGATGTGTCTGGGTTCTGTTTCTGGCATTTAGAAACTGTGAACTTCAGAAGCAACcttacctctctgagtctcagttataaaattattatgaatGTATCATATATACAGAAGCTATATCCATAAATATAGACATAACAAAAGTGTGTATGCAGATACACACCTTTGTACCCAAAGCCCTCCTTTGTTCCTTCCTGGGGTGCGtgcgtactaagttgcttcagtcgtgtccgactctttgtgacctcatggactgtagcccgccaggttcctctgtccatgggatttcccaggcaagaatactggagtgggttgccctgccctcctccaagggatcttcccgactcagagaacGAACcggcgtctcttaggtctcctgcattggcaggtgggttcttcaccactagcgccacctgggaagcccccttcctgGGGGTAGGGCATGTgtaacaccatatataaaaataatataaaaacaaacaccaaTTGTCCCTCCTCAGGTTAAGAAATAGTAAGTGCAAGTTTATAAAGTAATAAGGGTGTGCCTGGTTCTAGGTCTAAACTCTTATATAATGAGTGTTGACTTCACACCCATTTTATAAGATAGATTCTGTTAtcttccccattttccagatgagggaactgaaggCCAGAGAGGGGAAGGTACTCACCCAAGGGCACAGCTGCGATGTTGCAAAGCTGGGAATTGTCCTGGGTGTCTgaccagagtctgtgctctgggcTCTCTCAGCCTCAGGGTGCACAGCTGCACCCCCTTCCTGGCTCCAAGAGGGAGCCATAGGGGTCTGTCCTCTGGGCACCCCTGGTTCTTTGTACAAAGGGGCCCGGAGGTGAGATTCAGGGCTGGATAAGCAGGGCGTGAGCACACTCTGGGCTCAGGGCAGAGGCCCGGTGGGTGGCTGCTGCTCGTGCTGGGATTGCTGTCACCATGCAGAGGCTGTGGGACAGAAGGGCGGGAGGCCTAACTGTGCTCTGACCGAGGAGAGGTTGCAGGACTGGGCAGGTGTCGACCTCAGTGGAGGACGAGTGGAAGCTGAAGTCTCCgtctctttgtttctctctggCAGTTACTACCTTATCCTCAGCTGTGGGGACACTCCACCCTAGCCGGAcaggtggagggggtggggccgggggcggggccgcgccCCCCCTCAATTCCATCCCCTCtgtcacccccccacccccggccaccACCAACAGCACAAATCCCAGCCCTCAAGGCAGCCACTCGGCTATCGGCTTGTCGGGCCTGAGCCCCAGCACGGGGTAAGTGGGCAGCGGCAGGGTCGCTGCTGCTTCCAGGGTGGGGAGCTGTGCCCCGATCCTGTGGGAGGGTCTCTGCCCCGCTAATGCCTCTGCTTTGCCTCTTGCAGAAGCACAATGGTGGGGTTGAGCTCCGGGCTGAGTCCAGCCCTCATGAGCAACAACCCTTTGGCCACTATCCAAGGTGCGTGCTGCCTTAGGTCACTCCCACTGTCACCAGCCCCGTCCCCCGGGGCCTGGAGCCCCCCCATTGCTGCTCCAGCCATGCCATCCTGCCCTCGCTCACTGCATCGCTCATCTCTTCATACCCATCTCACCTCTGGGGAAGGCGTGAGGGGTGCTGACAGGGTCTGTGGGTTGGATGGGAGGACAGAGGGCACTGCGGGCGGGATGCTGGAAGGCACGCCCagcccagcctctctctctccctcccagccctggcctcTGGTGGAACCCTCCCCCTTACCAGCCTTGACAGCAGCGGGAACCTGGTGCTGGGGGCGGCTGGCGCAGCCCCAGGGAGCCCAGGCCTGGTGACCTCACCACTCTTCTTGAACCACGCTGGGCTGCCCCTGCTCAGCGCCCCGCCTGGCGTGGGCCTGGTCTCGGCAGCCGCTGCGGCCGTGGCGGCCTCCATCTCCAGCAAGTCTCCTGGCCtctcctcgtcctcctcctcgtcctcctcctcgtcctcctccaCCTGCAGTGAGACGGCAGCACAGACCCCTGGAGGCCCAGGGGGACCCGAGGTAGGGTCCAAGCCCGAGTGAGGGCCCGCCATGCCTCCCCTCCGACTCCTCTGACCCCCCTGCCTCTGTCCCCTGCCTGGGAAGTGGGCGAGGAGGCCAGCGCTGGGGGCACCGAGGGTCCTCGGAGCAGGAGTGACAAGGGAGgaaagaccaaaaaataaaaaaataaaaagcaaaagaccaaccaacaaaccaaaaagaaaaaaaagaaagaaaagaaatcaaccaacagaaaaaagaaaaccaaaaataatcaCAAAGAAACCAGCTGCCccaaaggaaccagagatgaaaaacaaacattaaaaacaaaaaccaaaaaacaaacaaaaagttccTCACCAAACTGAACAAACCAAATACCAGTCTGGAGCCAGACCTCAATGTGCTCACCCTCACTGCTACGACACCAAATAGGAGCCCAGCCAGGGGCGTCACAGCCTCAGCAGGGCGGACCTTACTCCACCCCTGGTGTAGGGCCAGGGCTCCCCCCTGGGGGGCGGTggccagagaaggaaaaagagaatgtgCCAGCCTTCCAGCCTGTaccccctgccctgggccagcCAAGACAGGGCACAGCCTGCGGTGGAGGGGGTGGGCTCAGAACTACCCAccaaatattcttttccagaaggtgaaagagaaagggCCTGAACAACCTTACACCAAATATTCAGTAGCTTCATCCAAAGGATGTACAGAATTTTTAGCATTGTGCTCAACAGAATGTGTCCCTGTTGTGTGTCCCCCCCTCTCTCCTGGCCCCTAGCTCTCCCCGCCCGGGCAGGGGGTCTCGCTTtaacctcctccctcccccacccaggggagAGTTCAAGGCAAGGCCTGGGATGACTTTTCAGCCCTTTTACCCCCTCCGCCCTTTCCCTTTGAGGGTGGGCTAGGCCGTTTTGCCAAGCTCTAGCTCTCACATGTTCCCCctaccgccccccgccccccgcccacccGTCACCTCACCCTCTTCTGCTCAGGAACCTCCCACTATCCCTGGTCCAAGGGAAGGAGGAAGTTTCAGACAAGAGAGGAGAAGGTGAGGGCGTTcaagttgtctttttttccatcctCGTCTGTCAGTttcccttaaagaaaaaaaaaaaattcatattccaGTGCCTATCCGTGGGATCCTTCACGTTCTTTGACATTTTTGACCGGAAACCAAAAAGAGAACTCACCTCGCTCCTCCCACCCTGTGCCCCTCCAATACTGGCAGAtgcctcttcctccccctccaccccacatgcacacacgcacgcacccCAGTGGTGGGGTTCCTCCAGATGGCGTCCCCATCAGGGTCCATGTGGCAGGGACAGTGCCATGGCCCGTGGTCCCCATCCGAGAGGGCGCTGTGGTGACCACCACTCCCACAAGACCTCCCTTGAGTCTTGGCTGGACCCCAGGTTTGCCCAGCCCCGGACGCATCTCGCTGGACAGAGGAGAGACGCTGCTGGGAGCCACGTTGCCCTCCTGCTATTGGGGAGGCCAACAAAGTTTtgaaccaaaaaaacaaaacaaaaaaaccaaacaaacaataaattaaaactaggaaaaaagaaagaatttatagatatatatatatttaagggaAAGAAGACGAGGACTCTTCAACGAATAAGAAGGAGCCGCAAGGTGGAGCCAGGCCCCTGCACCAGTGGTCCAGGCCTTTGGTCCCCAAAgcggatggaaggatggatgcttcTTTCTCTTCACAAATACCTCATGGACGTTGTCTTCGGGAAAGCTGGAGGGGGGCGGCTGGGGCCGGGCCTGCCCCTCAGCCAGGGCGGATGGAAGCGGGTGGGCAGGGCTGAGAGAGGGTGTCAGGGACGGGGGTGAAGAGCCCCAAGCTCCCTGCCTCCCCCCCCAATCAActgaaaaagctttaaaaaaacaaaacaggaaaaaagaaatgagaaagcaaaaaagaatggACGAAGGAAAACTAACAAACTTTCGGGTGGTTTGATTCCTCCTTTTGAGT of the Cervus canadensis isolate Bull #8, Minnesota chromosome 18, ASM1932006v1, whole genome shotgun sequence genome contains:
- the POU2F2 gene encoding POU domain, class 2, transcription factor 2 isoform X10; protein product: MTQLFPKPCGAGSMVHSSMGAPEIRMSKPLEAEKQGLDSPSEHTDTERNGPDTNHQNPQNKTSPFSVSPTGPGTKIKAEDPSGDSAPAAPPPPQPAQPHLPQAQLMLTGSQLAGDIQQLLQLQQLVLVPGHHLQPPAQFLLPQAQQSQPGLLPTPNLFQLPQQTQGALLTSQPRAGLPTQAVTRPTLPDPHLSHPQPPKCLEPPSHPEEPSDLEELEQFARTFKQRRIKLGFTQGDVGLAMGKLYGNDFSQTTISRFEALNLSFKNMCKLKPLLEKWLNDAETMSVDSSLPSPNQLSSPSLGFDGLPGRRRKKRTSIETNVRFALEKSFLANQKPTSEEILLIAEQLHMEKEVIRVWFCNRRQKEKRINPCSAAPMLPSPGKPASYSPHLVTPQGGAGTLPLSQASSSLSTTVTTLSSAVGTLHPSRTGGGGGAGGGAAPPLNSIPSVTPPPPATTNSTNPSPQGSHSAIGLSGLSPSTGPGLWWNPPPYQP
- the POU2F2 gene encoding POU domain, class 2, transcription factor 2 isoform X8, giving the protein MVHSSMGAPEIRMSKPLEAEKQGLDSPSEHTDTERNGPDTNHQNPQNKTSPFSVSPTGPGTKIKAEDPSGDSAPAAPPPPQPAQPHLPQAQLMLTGSQLAGLTALMPAQQQLLLQQAQAQLLAAAVQQSSAAAAAAASTSSSSSSSSSSSTSQPPASSSSGGGDLPPPQSASQPPGTPQLTLSQPIQLTAQDIQQLLQLQQLVLVPGHHLQPPAQFLLPQAQQSQPGLLPTPNLFQLPQQTQGALLTSQPRAGLPTQAVTRPTLPDPHLSHPQPPKCLEPPSHPEEPSDLEELEQFARTFKQRRIKLGFTQGDVGLAMGKLYGNDFSQTTISRFEALNLSFKNMCKLKPLLEKWLNDAETMSVDSSLPSPNQLSSPSLGFDGLPGRRRKKRTSIETNVRFALEKSFLANQKPTSEEILLIAEQLHMEKEVIRVWFCNRRQKEKRINPCSAAPMLPSPGKPASYSPHLVTPQGGAGTLPLSQASSSLSTTVTTLSSAVGTLHPSRTGGGGGAGGGAAPPLNSIPSVTPPPPATTNSTNPSPQGSHSAIGLSGLSPSTGPGLWWNPPPYQP
- the POU2F2 gene encoding POU domain, class 2, transcription factor 2 isoform X9; translated protein: MVHSSMGAPEIRMSKPLEAEKQGLDSPSEHTDTERNGPDTNHQNPQNKTSPFSVSPTGPGTKIKAEDPSGDSAPAAPPPPQPAQPHLPQAQLMLTGSQLAGLTALMPAQQQLLLQQAQAQLLAAAVQQSSAAAAAAASTSSSSSSSSSSSTSQPPASSSSGGGDLPPPQSASQPPGTPQLTLSQPIQLTAQDIQQLLQLQQLVLVPGHHLQPPAQFLLPQAQQSQPGLLPTPNLFQLPQQTQGALLTSQPRAGLPTQPPKCLEPPSHPEEPSDLEELEQFARTFKQRRIKLGFTQGDVGLAMGKLYGNDFSQTTISRFEALNLSFKNMCKLKPLLEKWLNDAETMSVDSSLPSPNQLSSPSLGFDGLPGRRRKKRTSIETNVRFALEKSFLANQKPTSEEILLIAEQLHMEKEVIRVWFCNRRQKEKRINPCSAAPMLPSPGKPASYSPHLVTPQGGAGTLPLSQASSSLSTTVTTLSSAVGTLHPSRTGGGGGAGGGAAPPLNSIPSVTPPPPATTNSTNPSPQGSHSAIGLSGLSPSTGPGLWWNPPPYQP
- the POU2F2 gene encoding POU domain, class 2, transcription factor 2 isoform X12, which produces MVHSSMGAPEIRMSKPLEAEKQGLDSPSEHTDTERNGPDTNHQNPQNKTSPFSVSPTGPGTKIKAEDPSGDSAPAAPPPPQPAQPHLPQAQLMLTGSQLAGDIQQLLQLQQLVLVPGHHLQPPAQFLLPQAQQSQPGLLPTPNLFQLPQQTQGALLTSQPRAGLPTQPPKCLEPPSHPEEPSDLEELEQFARTFKQRRIKLGFTQGDVGLAMGKLYGNDFSQTTISRFEALNLSFKNMCKLKPLLEKWLNDAETMSVDSSLPSPNQLSSPSLGFDGLPGRRRKKRTSIETNVRFALEKSFLANQKPTSEEILLIAEQLHMEKEVIRVWFCNRRQKEKRINPCSAAPMLPSPGKPASYSPHLVTPQGGAGTLPLSQASSSLSTTVTTLSSAVGTLHPSRTGGGGGAGGGAAPPLNSIPSVTPPPPATTNSTNPSPQGSHSAIGLSGLSPSTGPGLWWNPPPYQP
- the POU2F2 gene encoding POU domain, class 2, transcription factor 2 isoform X2 — translated: MSKPLEAEKQGLDSPSEHTDTERNGPDTNHQNPQNKTSPFSVSPTGPGTKVGILSGLHLTFWGPGPCLSPPQIKAEDPSGDSAPAAPPPPQPAQPHLPQAQLMLTGSQLAGLTALMPAQQQLLLQQAQAQLLAAAVQQSSAAAAAAASTSSSSSSSSSSSTSQPPASSSSGGGDLPPPQSASQPPGTPQLTLSQPIQLTAQDIQQLLQLQQLVLVPGHHLQPPAQFLLPQAQQSQPGLLPTPNLFQLPQQTQGALLTSQPRAGLPTQAVTRPTLPDPHLSHPQPPKCLEPPSHPEEPSDLEELEQFARTFKQRRIKLGFTQGDVGLAMGKLYGNDFSQTTISRFEALNLSFKNMCKLKPLLEKWLNDAETMSVDSSLPSPNQLSSPSLGFDGLPGRRRKKRTSIETNVRFALEKSFLANQKPTSEEILLIAEQLHMEKEVIRVWFCNRRQKEKRINPCSAAPMLPSPGKPASYSPHLVTPQGGAGTLPLSQASSSLSTTVTTLSSAVGTLHPSRTGGGGGAGGGAAPPLNSIPSVTPPPPATTNSTNPSPQGSHSAIGLSGLSPSTGSTMVGLSSGLSPALMSNNPLATIQALASGGTLPLTSLDSSGNLVLGAAGAAPGSPGLVTSPLFLNHAGLPLLSAPPGVGLVSAAAAAVAASISSKSPGLSSSSSSSSSSSSSTCSETAAQTPGGPGGPEVGSKPE
- the POU2F2 gene encoding POU domain, class 2, transcription factor 2 isoform X3, translating into MAKTAAPTDGSSEIRMSKPLEAEKQGLDSPSEHTDTERNGPDTNHQNPQNKTSPFSVSPTGPGTKIKAEDPSGDSAPAAPPPPQPAQPHLPQAQLMLTGSQLAGLTALMPAQQQLLLQQAQAQLLAAAVQQSSAAAAAAASTSSSSSSSSSSSTSQPPASSSSGGGDLPPPQSASQPPGTPQLTLSQPIQLTAQDIQQLLQLQQLVLVPGHHLQPPAQFLLPQAQQSQPGLLPTPNLFQLPQQTQGALLTSQPRAGLPTQAVTRPTLPDPHLSHPQPPKCLEPPSHPEEPSDLEELEQFARTFKQRRIKLGFTQGDVGLAMGKLYGNDFSQTTISRFEALNLSFKNMCKLKPLLEKWLNDAETMSVDSSLPSPNQLSSPSLGFDGLPGRRRKKRTSIETNVRFALEKSFLANQKPTSEEILLIAEQLHMEKEVIRVWFCNRRQKEKRINPCSAAPMLPSPGKPASYSPHLVTPQGGAGTLPLSQASSSLSTTVTTLSSAVGTLHPSRTGGGGGAGGGAAPPLNSIPSVTPPPPATTNSTNPSPQGSHSAIGLSGLSPSTGSTMVGLSSGLSPALMSNNPLATIQALASGGTLPLTSLDSSGNLVLGAAGAAPGSPGLVTSPLFLNHAGLPLLSAPPGVGLVSAAAAAVAASISSKSPGLSSSSSSSSSSSSSTCSETAAQTPGGPGGPEVGSKPE
- the POU2F2 gene encoding POU domain, class 2, transcription factor 2 isoform X4 — translated: MVHSSMGAPEIRMSKPLEAEKQGLDSPSEHTDTERNGPDTNHQNPQNKTSPFSVSPTGPGTKVGILSGLHLTFWGPGPCLSPPQIKAEDPSGDSAPAAPPPPQPAQPHLPQAQLMLTGSQLAGDIQQLLQLQQLVLVPGHHLQPPAQFLLPQAQQSQPGLLPTPNLFQLPQQTQGALLTSQPRAGLPTQAVTRPTLPDPHLSHPQPPKCLEPPSHPEEPSDLEELEQFARTFKQRRIKLGFTQGDVGLAMGKLYGNDFSQTTISRFEALNLSFKNMCKLKPLLEKWLNDAETMSVDSSLPSPNQLSSPSLGFDGLPGRRRKKRTSIETNVRFALEKSFLANQKPTSEEILLIAEQLHMEKEVIRVWFCNRRQKEKRINPCSAAPMLPSPGKPASYSPHLVTPQGGAGTLPLSQASSSLSTTVTTLSSAVGTLHPSRTGGGGGAGGGAAPPLNSIPSVTPPPPATTNSTNPSPQGSHSAIGLSGLSPSTGSTMVGLSSGLSPALMSNNPLATIQALASGGTLPLTSLDSSGNLVLGAAGAAPGSPGLVTSPLFLNHAGLPLLSAPPGVGLVSAAAAAVAASISSKSPGLSSSSSSSSSSSSSTCSETAAQTPGGPGGPEVGSKPE
- the POU2F2 gene encoding POU domain, class 2, transcription factor 2 isoform X6, with protein sequence MVHSSMGAPEIRMSKPLEAEKQGLDSPSEHTDTERNGPDTNHQNPQNKTSPFSVSPTGPGTKVGILSGLHLTFWGPGPCLSPPQIKAEDPSGDSAPAAPPPPQPAQPHLPQAQLMLTGSQLAGDIQQLLQLQQLVLVPGHHLQPPAQFLLPQAQQSQPGLLPTPNLFQLPQQTQGALLTSQPRAGLPTQPPKCLEPPSHPEEPSDLEELEQFARTFKQRRIKLGFTQGDVGLAMGKLYGNDFSQTTISRFEALNLSFKNMCKLKPLLEKWLNDAETMSVDSSLPSPNQLSSPSLGFDGLPGRRRKKRTSIETNVRFALEKSFLANQKPTSEEILLIAEQLHMEKEVIRVWFCNRRQKEKRINPCSAAPMLPSPGKPASYSPHLVTPQGGAGTLPLSQASSSLSTTVTTLSSAVGTLHPSRTGGGGGAGGGAAPPLNSIPSVTPPPPATTNSTNPSPQGSHSAIGLSGLSPSTGSTMVGLSSGLSPALMSNNPLATIQALASGGTLPLTSLDSSGNLVLGAAGAAPGSPGLVTSPLFLNHAGLPLLSAPPGVGLVSAAAAAVAASISSKSPGLSSSSSSSSSSSSSTCSETAAQTPGGPGGPEVGSKPE